A genomic window from Phragmitibacter flavus includes:
- a CDS encoding DNA topoisomerase 3 → MSKSLIIAEKPSVAADLARALAKAPGMTAFSKDKDFYENDTHVITSAVGHLLEQEMPMKDGKKIGWGFTTLPILPEKFDLKPIATSADRYRIVARLIKRKDVTEIINACDAGREGELIFRNIIEATGAKKPIRRMWMQSMTNNSILEAFKKLRSDDELQPLADAAKCRSESDWIIGINSTRALTALNSRHGGFRLTPVGRVQTPTLTILAKREREIADFIPRTYYEVHADFEVKAGQYPGRWLDTTFKKDETDEHKKAERLWDIAQAEAIVARCTGKDAIVEEQTKPTKQIAPLLYDLTSLQREASNRFGFSARRTLQIAQALYEKFKVLTYPRTDSRYLPNDYIGTATDVIRDFAKLTPAKAGNFPTELIPHCEKILKENWVKPNRRIFDSSKVSDHFAIIPTGQAPPAGMGDPERKLFPLVTQRFLAVFSPAAEFDVTTRFTKIDNDTFKSDGKILRHAGWLAIYGKQAANEQTGEEGGKVLVPVTPGEPAKTLDLDLREESTKPPARFNEATLLSTMEGAGKLVEDEELAEAMSERGLGTPATRAAIIEGLIMDKYIEREGRDFIVTTKGLDLVAQLTELGAETLSSPELTGQWEYKLRQMESRQLDRPSFMRDIRQLAADIVDKSKAFAKAAKEKQFPDFIASDPESGATRFKQTLDFYEAQTDQKPKLRVYKSVAGKTLTDEEVRTLIEKRLLPPQDGFRSRIGKEFRAGLEIKPGSGKVTFVFEKGSGDVDEINWDEVPVLCQCPICKDNIYILPDAYACRTNVENKPKCAARLPRELCKKPITEENARKFFLEGKTGLIEGMISKKNRPFSAFLNFKPKDKRILGWEFPPREAKKKVAKKAAG, encoded by the coding sequence ATGTCGAAGTCCCTCATCATCGCCGAAAAGCCCAGTGTTGCCGCCGATCTCGCCCGCGCCCTGGCCAAAGCCCCCGGCATGACCGCCTTCTCCAAAGACAAGGACTTCTACGAAAACGACACCCACGTCATCACCTCCGCCGTCGGCCACCTCCTCGAACAGGAAATGCCCATGAAAGACGGCAAAAAAATCGGCTGGGGATTCACCACCCTCCCCATCCTCCCCGAAAAATTCGACCTCAAACCCATCGCCACCAGCGCCGACCGCTACCGCATCGTCGCCCGCCTCATCAAACGCAAGGACGTCACCGAAATCATCAACGCCTGTGATGCCGGCCGCGAAGGAGAACTCATCTTCCGCAACATCATCGAAGCCACCGGCGCCAAAAAACCCATCCGCCGCATGTGGATGCAGTCGATGACCAACAACTCCATCCTCGAAGCGTTTAAAAAACTGCGCTCCGACGACGAACTCCAGCCCCTCGCCGATGCCGCCAAATGCCGCAGCGAATCCGACTGGATCATCGGGATCAACAGCACCCGCGCCCTCACCGCCCTCAACTCCCGCCACGGCGGATTCCGCCTCACCCCCGTCGGCCGCGTCCAGACTCCGACCCTCACCATCCTCGCCAAACGCGAACGCGAAATCGCCGACTTCATTCCCCGCACTTATTACGAAGTCCACGCCGATTTCGAAGTCAAAGCCGGCCAATACCCTGGTCGCTGGCTCGACACCACCTTCAAAAAAGACGAAACCGACGAACACAAAAAAGCCGAACGCCTCTGGGACATCGCCCAGGCCGAAGCCATCGTCGCTCGCTGCACCGGCAAAGACGCCATCGTCGAAGAGCAGACCAAACCCACCAAACAGATCGCCCCCCTACTCTACGATCTCACCTCCCTCCAGCGCGAAGCCAGCAACCGCTTCGGCTTCAGCGCCCGCCGCACCCTGCAAATCGCCCAGGCGCTCTACGAAAAATTCAAAGTCCTCACCTACCCAAGGACCGACTCTCGCTACCTCCCCAACGACTACATCGGCACCGCCACCGATGTCATCCGCGACTTCGCCAAACTCACCCCAGCCAAAGCCGGCAACTTCCCCACCGAGCTCATCCCCCACTGCGAAAAAATCCTCAAGGAAAACTGGGTCAAACCCAACCGACGCATCTTCGACAGCAGCAAAGTCAGTGATCACTTTGCCATCATCCCCACCGGCCAGGCCCCGCCCGCCGGCATGGGCGATCCAGAAAGAAAGCTCTTCCCCCTCGTCACCCAGCGTTTCCTCGCCGTCTTCTCCCCCGCCGCTGAATTCGACGTCACCACGCGCTTCACCAAGATCGACAACGACACCTTCAAATCCGACGGCAAAATCCTCCGCCACGCCGGCTGGCTCGCCATCTACGGCAAACAAGCCGCCAACGAACAAACCGGCGAAGAAGGCGGCAAAGTCCTCGTCCCCGTCACCCCCGGCGAACCTGCCAAAACCCTCGACCTCGACCTCCGCGAAGAATCCACCAAACCTCCCGCCCGCTTCAACGAAGCCACCCTCCTCTCCACCATGGAAGGTGCCGGCAAACTCGTCGAAGACGAAGAACTCGCCGAAGCCATGAGCGAACGCGGACTCGGCACCCCGGCCACACGCGCCGCCATCATCGAAGGCCTCATCATGGACAAATACATCGAGCGCGAAGGTCGTGACTTCATTGTCACCACCAAAGGCCTCGATCTCGTCGCCCAACTCACCGAACTCGGCGCCGAAACCCTCAGCTCCCCCGAACTCACCGGCCAGTGGGAATACAAACTCCGCCAGATGGAGTCCCGTCAGCTCGACCGACCCAGCTTCATGCGCGACATCCGGCAGCTCGCCGCCGACATCGTCGACAAATCCAAAGCCTTCGCCAAAGCGGCCAAGGAAAAACAATTCCCCGACTTCATCGCCTCCGATCCCGAATCCGGTGCCACCCGCTTCAAACAAACCCTCGACTTCTACGAAGCCCAGACCGATCAAAAACCCAAACTCCGCGTCTACAAAAGCGTCGCTGGCAAAACCCTCACCGACGAAGAAGTCCGCACCCTCATCGAGAAACGCCTTCTTCCTCCCCAAGACGGTTTCCGCAGCCGCATCGGCAAAGAATTCCGTGCCGGACTTGAGATCAAACCCGGCAGCGGCAAAGTCACCTTCGTCTTTGAAAAAGGCAGCGGCGATGTGGACGAAATCAACTGGGATGAAGTCCCCGTCCTCTGCCAGTGCCCCATCTGCAAAGACAACATTTACATATTGCCCGACGCCTACGCCTGCCGCACCAACGTTGAAAACAAACCCAAGTGCGCCGCCCGCCTTCCCCGCGAACTCTGCAAAAAACCCATCACCGAAGAGAACGCCCGCAAATTTTTCCTCGAGGGCAAAACCGGCCTCATTGAAGGCATGATCTCCAAAAAGAACCGTCCCTTCAGCGCCTTTTTGAACTTCAAGCCCAAAGACAAACGCATCCTCGGTTGGGAATTCCCCCCCCGCGAAGCCAAAAAGAAAGTCGCCAAAAAAGCCGCAGGTTAG
- a CDS encoding PEP-CTERM sorting domain-containing protein: protein MHPKFLTCLATVLVLGQAEAALLVYEGFDGYGAAGAVIGTPVPNANTLGLDKTIAYRATNWRNAAGLTFGALQTSGGAVAYDAANATYLSTKLDLNGNPGTTSSFTGTLYGSYLVNITSVGSDLGGNGVQTRVSEAFNSSLNSHFFSDADTRNATSLNPAVGYGGTVTTTNSPLVASTTYLMISRFTNVGTTLGGGVTGVGSLFVLTEAQFANMLLQPNWELYLDNPSTTVGTGAGQIYGRANTAATTTAFNGFNDDLYLHFLAVANGVFDEFRYGDSLVSVLPIPEPGRGLLMMIGLSGVFLRRRR, encoded by the coding sequence ATGCATCCAAAATTTTTGACATGTCTGGCGACAGTGCTGGTCTTGGGCCAGGCTGAAGCAGCGCTTTTGGTTTATGAAGGGTTCGATGGATATGGAGCGGCAGGAGCGGTGATTGGAACACCGGTTCCAAATGCGAACACGCTGGGATTGGACAAGACGATTGCCTATCGGGCGACAAACTGGAGAAATGCGGCGGGGCTGACTTTCGGGGCTTTGCAAACGAGTGGTGGGGCGGTGGCATATGATGCGGCCAATGCGACTTATCTTTCTACGAAGTTGGATCTGAATGGAAACCCGGGGACGACCTCGTCTTTCACCGGGACTCTGTATGGCAGTTATCTTGTAAACATTACTTCCGTGGGATCGGACTTGGGCGGCAATGGAGTGCAGACGAGGGTCTCCGAGGCTTTCAACAGCAGTTTAAATTCGCATTTCTTTTCGGATGCTGACACGCGCAATGCGACGTCGCTGAACCCTGCGGTGGGATATGGGGGGACGGTCACCACGACGAATTCGCCGCTGGTCGCCAGCACCACTTACCTGATGATCAGCCGTTTCACGAATGTGGGGACGACCTTGGGTGGTGGAGTGACGGGCGTGGGGTCACTGTTTGTGCTGACCGAGGCTCAGTTTGCCAACATGTTGTTGCAGCCAAATTGGGAACTCTATTTGGATAATCCATCGACCACGGTTGGCACGGGAGCAGGGCAAATTTATGGTCGGGCAAATACCGCAGCGACCACAACGGCGTTCAACGGATTCAATGACGATCTGTATCTGCATTTCCTCGCGGTGGCGAACGGGGTGTTTGATGAGTTCCGGTATGGCGATTCACTTGTCAGTGTATTGCCGATCCCGGAGCCGGGTCGTGGATTGTTGATGATGATCGGATTGAGTGGAGTGTTCTTGCGCCGCCGTCGATGA